Within the Mycobacterium gordonae genome, the region CCGTCGTCGAGAATCTCCGCCGGTGTCGCGAGGTCGTCCCGCGGACGCACGATCTTCGCCTCGACCAGCGGGGCGTAGAACCGGAACGCAACGACGTAGGTGCAGACCGCGGCGATCACGACCCAGACCGCGTTGACCGTCTCGCCGCGGACGAAGGCGACGATCGTCCATGCGGTCGCGCCGACAAGGGCGATGAGGCCGAAGACGATCTTGTGTCCGAGGGTGATCGGCGAGCGATCGATGATCGCGACAGGTGGCAGGTCAGGTTCGGTGCGGATATAGCTGATGTCGCTGTTCACGGGCTCCCTTCCAGCGTCCGATACGAAAATGAATCTACCGATGCCGCCCCTGGTGTGTCGCATCGTGGATTCGGGCTCGGCGCTGGATCAGTACATGGCGCGTACCGCGTCGATGGTGTCCGCCTCGACGGGGCTCTTGTCCTCGCGGTAACGCACCACTCTGGCGAATCGCAGCGCCACGCCGCCGGGATAGCGCGAAGACCCCTGCACCCCGTCCAGGGCGATCTCGACCACCTGCTCGGGTCGGACCCGCACGACGTAGCCGTCCGTGCCGTCGGTCGCCAACTCGGTGAACCGCTGCGTCTGCCACTCCAGCAGGGCGTCCGTCATCCCCTTGAAGGTCTTGCCGACCATGACGAACCCGCCGGACTGCGGATCGCGTGCACCGAGATGGATGTTGGACAACTTGCCGCGGCGCCGCCCAGAGCCCCACTCCACGGCCAGCACCACCAGGTCCAGGGTGTGCACCGGTTTGATCTTCAACCAGCCCGCGCCGCGCCGGCCGGCCTGATACGGCGCGCCCGGCGCCTTGGCCATCACCCCTTCGTGGCCCGCGGCCAGCGTCGCGTCGAGAAAGGCGGCCGCGGTCGCCGGATCGGAGGTGGCCAGCCGGTCCACCCGGTGCTGCGCGGGCACCAGTTCGTCCAGCGCCGCGAGCCGCTCGGTGGTCGGCGCGTCCAGCAGATCGGTACCGTCCCGGTGCAGGATGTCGAAGAAGAACATCGACAGGGGCTGCTTGTCGCGCGCCGCTGGGACGTCCACGGATCGTCCAAACCGGGACGCGGTCACCTGAAAGCGGTGCGGCCTGTTGTCCGGGCGCAGGGCGATCGCCTCGCCGTCGGCGATCAGGTCGGTCACCGGCAGGGCCAGCGTGGCTTCCACCACCTCGGGCAGCCGTGCGGTGACGTCGTCGAGGCTGCGGGTATAGACGGTGACGTCGTCGCCGCGGCGGTGGATCTGCACTCGCGCGCCGTCCAGCTTTGCTTCGAAAATCGTTGTGCCATCGTGGCGTTCGAGTGCGCCGCCGACGTCGGTCGCGGTCTGCGCCAACATCGGCCCGACCGGCCTTCCGACCTGCAACGTGAAGGCACCCAGCGAGCCGCCGCCGAGGGCGGCCGCGGCGACCGCCGGCAGGTCCCCGCCCAGCATTGCGGCCCGTTGCACCGCGGCGGCGGGAAGCCCGGCGGCCTTGGCCACGGCGTCGGTCATGATCCCGATCAGGGCGCCCTGGCGCAGCTCGCCGCCGAGGAGGCGAACCAGGAACGTCTGCTCGGTTTCGGTGGCCGCGGCGAACAGACCGGTCAGCAGGCCGGCGCGGCGCGCTTGGGAACCCTTGCCCGCGACGGCGCCGATCTCGGTGAAGGTGGCATCCACCTGTCCGACGCTCAGCGCAGGACCAGATGCGGGCGGCGGCAGTGAGCGCAGCGCGGCATAGCCGACCCCGATCTGGCGTTGCCGCAGCTCGCCGGAAAGCCAGGAGACCGTGGTTGCGACCAGCTCGGGATCGTCGGCAGCACCGCGCAGCAATTCGGCGATGTGGGCGACTTTGGTCAGCCGCGAGGAGGTGGCGCCCACGGTGAGCGAAGTGCGTGCGACGTCGAGGAGGAGCACGGTTTCGAGCTTGGCATGACTCGGTGACATGGTGCTCGGCCAGACGCGTTAACGTGACGGTCTGACGTTACAAATTGCAGGGAATCTGACAACCCAGATATTGGAGGTTCGGGTGGAGATCAGCGGGAAGAAAGTCGTCGTCATCGGCGGCGCCTCGGGAATGGGACGGGCCAGCGCCGAACTTCTGCACCAGCGTGGCGCCCGGGTCGCGGTGCTCGACCGGGAGAGTTCGGACGGCAAGGCGGTAGCCGACGGAATCGACGGCAAGTTCTATCCGGTCGACGTCACCGACTTCCCCGGCACCGAGCAGGCGCTGCAGGCGGCGGTCGACGATCTCGGTGGCCTGCACGTCACGGTGACCACCGCCGGCGGCGGGATCGCCAAGCGGACCATGACCAAGTCCGGCCCGCACGACCTCGAGTCGTTTCAATCCGTTATCGACCTGAACCTGATCGCCACCTTCAACATCAGCCGGCTGGCCGCCGCCCACATGGCCAAGAACGACCCGGAGGATGACGAGCGCGGCGTCATCATCAACACCGCGTCCATCGCGGCGTTCGAGGGCCAGATCGGGCAGGTCGCCTACACCGCAGCCAAGGCCGGTATCGCGGGCATGTGCCTGACCATGGCGCGCGACCTCGGGTCGTTGGGCATCCGGGTGTTGGCGATCGCGCCGAGCCTGTTCGCCACCGGGTTGACCCAGGGCATCCCGGACGAATTCGCGGTGGCGCTGACGAAGGACGCCGCATTTCCCAAGCGGCTCGGCCGGCCCGAGGAGTACGCCAAATTGGTTGCGGCCATCGTGGACAACCCGATGCTCAACGGTCAGTGCCTGCGTCTTGACGCGGGGCAGCGGTTCGCGCCCAAGTAGTACCCCGGCCGGGTCAGCCGCCCGCGGCGCATTGAGTACACTCTTTAGAGATTCACCAGCGCCGCGAGGAGGACCCGCATGGGTATCGCACTGACCGACGACCATCGCGAACTCGCCGAGGTGGCGCGCGGGTTTCTGACGTCCCAGAAGGCGCGCGCGGCGGCGCGGTCGCTGCTCGACGCGCCGGAGGAGGCGCGGCCCTCGTTCTGGCAGGGCTTCGTCGAACTGGGCTGGCTCGGTCTGCACATCGCCGAGGAGCATGGCGGATCTGGTTACGGCCTGCCCGAACTGGTGGTGGTGATCGAAGAACTCGGCCGCGCGGTGGCCCCTGGGCCGTTCGTGCCTACCGTCATCGCCTCGGCGGTGATCGCCCACGCCGGGACCGCCGCTCAGCAGTCCCGGCTGTTGCCGGGCCTGATCGACGGAACCGTTGCCGCGGGGGTCGGTCTGGTTGGGAGC harbors:
- a CDS encoding SDR family NAD(P)-dependent oxidoreductase; this encodes MEISGKKVVVIGGASGMGRASAELLHQRGARVAVLDRESSDGKAVADGIDGKFYPVDVTDFPGTEQALQAAVDDLGGLHVTVTTAGGGIAKRTMTKSGPHDLESFQSVIDLNLIATFNISRLAAAHMAKNDPEDDERGVIINTASIAAFEGQIGQVAYTAAKAGIAGMCLTMARDLGSLGIRVLAIAPSLFATGLTQGIPDEFAVALTKDAAFPKRLGRPEEYAKLVAAIVDNPMLNGQCLRLDAGQRFAPK
- a CDS encoding ATP-dependent DNA ligase, with amino-acid sequence MLLLDVARTSLTVGATSSRLTKVAHIAELLRGAADDPELVATTVSWLSGELRQRQIGVGYAALRSLPPPASGPALSVGQVDATFTEIGAVAGKGSQARRAGLLTGLFAAATETEQTFLVRLLGGELRQGALIGIMTDAVAKAAGLPAAAVQRAAMLGGDLPAVAAAALGGGSLGAFTLQVGRPVGPMLAQTATDVGGALERHDGTTIFEAKLDGARVQIHRRGDDVTVYTRSLDDVTARLPEVVEATLALPVTDLIADGEAIALRPDNRPHRFQVTASRFGRSVDVPAARDKQPLSMFFFDILHRDGTDLLDAPTTERLAALDELVPAQHRVDRLATSDPATAAAFLDATLAAGHEGVMAKAPGAPYQAGRRGAGWLKIKPVHTLDLVVLAVEWGSGRRRGKLSNIHLGARDPQSGGFVMVGKTFKGMTDALLEWQTQRFTELATDGTDGYVVRVRPEQVVEIALDGVQGSSRYPGGVALRFARVVRYREDKSPVEADTIDAVRAMY